The Montipora capricornis isolate CH-2021 chromosome 3, ASM3666992v2, whole genome shotgun sequence genome window below encodes:
- the LOC138041411 gene encoding uncharacterized protein: MKAFPAEDRAKDVRDLDLRHDSLPAQRSLGVFWDLETDAFTFKVSLPEKPFTRRGVLSIVNSVYDPLGFAVPVMLEGRKILQQLVYMGKRTKENNTPLAWDDPLPTTMMNRWTRWRDSLVELQNLSVPRCYRPKDFGSVTRAELHAFSDASQDAIGAAVYLRQFNEANEVTTALVYGQARVAPLNPTSIPRLELCGAVLAVQAAQRVVKEIDLKISDVIYYTDSKVVLGYVTNESRRFYVYVANRVELIRSMSTPEQWRYVETDLNPADLATRGVPSSELMETNWLVGPEFLRKPERTLPTDETFALGASDPEVRKAVFSASVNTHEEEEPGLGAGRFKKFSSLKSLQRAVANLIVIVTEFKHRRDVKAESVNLRSEARNTQCKLRPATVEEWDQALRVIISCTQREAFSGLLSDTKREPDLPREIQSSAKKALKGSQLYRLDPFLDSHGILRVGGRLRRARMEYNEKHPIILPKRHYVSQLIAKHYHHEVHHQGRQITGGAIRQAGFWLIGGHDVVTKVIGACVLCKKLRGPHLEQRMADLPLDRTEVCPPFTNVGFDVFGPWAVQTRKTRRGGVNAKRWGLVFTCLSSRAIHIEILEAMDSSAFICALRRFFALRGHAKLLRCDRGTNFVGAKTELDAAASELDEKKVEKFVTECGCKWEFNPPHASHFGGVWERQINTIRRVLDAMFAELGQSQLTHELLVTLMAEVVAIVNARPIAALPSDTDDPQPLSPAMLLTMKTRPPGPPPGQFVRTDIYARRRWRRVQFLAEQFWTRWRREYLQKLQPRQKWVETRRDLCVGDIVLVRDESQHRNDWPLGRVLEVLRSDDGRVRKVKVNVVRAGERKTYLRPIKELVLLLTDTADPD; encoded by the coding sequence ATGAAAGCCTTCCCGGCCGAAGACCGAGCAAAGGACGTGCGTGACCTGGATTTACGCCACGACAGCTTGCCAGCTCAACGCTCACTCGGGGTATTCTGGGACCTGGAGACAGACGCCTTCACCTTTAAGGTATCCTTGCCGGAAAAGCCATTCACAAGGAGAGGAGTATTGTCCATCGTCAACTCTGTGTACGACCCGCTTGGCTTCGCAGTACCTGTTATGCTCGAAGGGAGAAAAATACTGCAGCAGCTTGTCTATATGGGAAAACGGACAAAGGAGAACAATACCCCCCTGGCCTGGGACGACCCTCTGCCTACCACAATGATGAATCGGTGGACGCGTTGGAGAGACTCTCTCGTAGAGTTGCAGAACCTTTCCGTGCCTCGCTGTTACCGCCCTAAAGATTTCGGCAGCGTGACAAGAGCAGAGCTACACGCCTTTTCCGACGCAAGCCAGGACGCTATTGGAGCCGCAGTCTACCTTCGCCAGTTCAATGAAGCAAACGAAGTGACTACAGCTCTCGTCTACGGCCAAGCAAGAGTCGCCCCGTTAAATCCGACGAGTATACCGCGTCTAGAACTGTGCGGAGCGGTCTTAGCTGTTCAAGCAGCCCAGAGAGTTGTAAAAGAAATCGATCTGAAGATTTCTGATGTGATATACTACACCGATTCGAAAGTGGTACTCGGCTACGTTACCAACGAGAGTCGACGGTTCTATGTGTACGTAGCCAACCGAGTCGAGCTGATTAGGAGCATGTCTACCCCGGAACAGTGGAGATATGTGGAGACCGATTTGAACCCGGCAGACCTAGCAACGCGCGGAGTTCCCTCAAGCGAGCTAATGGAGACGAACTGGCTGGTAGGCCCGGAATTCCTACGCAAACCGGAGAGAACCCTCCCAACCGATGAAACGTTCGCGCTCGGCGCAAGCGATCCTGAAGTGCGAAAAGCAGTGTTCAGCGCCAGTGTAAATACGCACGAGGAGGAAGAGCCAGGCCTTGGAGCAGGGAGGTTCAAGAAATTCTCTTCATTAAAATCTCTGCAGCGGGCAGTTGCTAACCTAATTGTCATTGTCACAGAATTCAAACACCGGAGAGACGTTAAAGCAGAAAGTGTTAACCTCAGGAGCGAAGCGCGTAATACACAATGCAAACTCAGACCCGCGACAGTGGAGGAATGGGATCAAGCCCTGCGCGTCATAATCAGCTGCACGCAGAGAGAAGCGTTCAGCGGGTTGTTAAGCGACACCAAAAGAGAACCTGACCTACCGAGAGAGATCCAAAGTAGCGCCAAGAAGGCTCTCAAAGGCTCGCAGCTGTACCGTCTCGATCCCTTTCTAGACAGCCACGGGATCCTCCGCGTCGGAGGCAGATTAAGGAGAGCTCGGATGGAGTATAATGAGAAGCACCCGATCATACTACCGAAGCGTCACTATGTCTCACAGCTAATAGCTAAACACTATCATCATGAAGTACACCACCAAGGCAGACAGATTACCGGAGGTGCAATTAGACAAGCAGGATTCTGGCTTATTGGAGGCCATGACGTAGTGACGAAGGTCATCGGAGCCTGCGTCCTTTGTAAGAAGCTGAGAGGACCACACCTAGAACAGCGTATGGCCGACCTCCCGCTAGATAGAACTGAAGTCTGTCCTCCCTTTACCAACGTAGGGTTTGATGTCTTTGGTCCCTGGGCGGTGCAAACGCGTAAGACTAGAAGAGGAGGAGTAAACGCCAAGCGTTGGGGCCTAGTGTTCACGTGCCTGAGCAGCAGAGCCATCCACATCGAAATCTTAGAAGCTATGGACTCCAGTGCCTTTATCTGTGCATTGAGGAGGTTCTTCGCACTACGAGGCCACGCTAAACTCCTCAGGTGCGACCGGGGTACAAATTTCGTTGGAGCTAAGACGGAGCTTGACGCAGCGGCATCCGAGTTAGATGAGAAGAAAGTGGAGAAGTTCGTAACGGAGTGCGGTTGCAAGTGGGAGTTTAACCCTCCCCATGCATCACATTTTGGCGGTGTGTGGGAGAGGCAGATTAATACAATTCGACGTGTATTGGATGCTATGTTCGCTGAGTTAGGTCAGAGCCAGCTTACACACGAATTGCTGGTGACTCTGATGGCTGAAGTTGTAGCCATTGTGAACGCCAGGCCGATAGCAGCACTGCCGTCCGACACAGATGACCCGCAGCCTCTGTCCCCTGCGATGTTACTCACTATGAAGACACGTCCACCCGGACCCCCTCCAGGTCAGTTCGTGCGGACGGATATCTACGCGCGCCGTCGATGGAGACGAGTCCAGTTCCTTGCGGAACAATTTTGGACCAGGTGGAGGAGAGAGTACTTGCAGAAGCTACAGCCGCGACAGAAGTGGGTGGAGACGCGGCGAGACCTCTGTGTAGGAGATATCGTTCTCGTGCGAGACGAATCACAACACCGTAACGATTGGCCACTGGGACGAGTGTTGGAAGTCCTGAGGAGCGATGACGGCAGAGTGAGGAAAGTCAAAGTAAACGTTGTCAGAGCCGGAGAAAGGAAAACGTACCTTAGACCGATTAAGGAGCTGGTTCTACTCCTGACCGACACAGCTGATCCAGACTAG
- the LOC138041412 gene encoding uncharacterized protein: protein MARSFPHLKAIAHEIPPINETAKIHLLLGRDAPELLKVREFRNGPKGAPWAQRLALGWTISGQMCLDFASGPAHVLTRLTSLSTVTEKEPNTGSRIYELVPCPNQIKVTDPILERATDDIFRKTRDDNEPGLSREDRKFLEILDRGIHKNAKGNWEMPLPFRNERQTMPNNRDQAMQRLQGLLKTFARKPEMKADYLEFMGKIIDKGHASAIPSKEVPSPPGRSWYLPHFATYHNTKRTIRVVFDSSCEFGGISLNKVLLSGPDLMNNLIGVLMRFRKENIAVMCDVEQMFHSFYVDPPHRDFLRFLWFESNDPSKPIIEYRMNVHLFGNGPSPAVATYGLRRTAIDGEEEYGEEAKEFICRNF from the coding sequence ATGGCGAGGAGTTTCCCACACCTAAAGGCCATAGCGCACGAGATACCTCCCATAAACGAGACAGCTAAGATTCACCTCCTACTTGGCCGAGACGCACCAGAGCTTTTAAAAGTCAGGGAGTTCAGAAATGGCCCGAAAGGAGCCCCCTGGGCCCAGCGACTGGCCCTCGGCTGGACCATCAGTGGTCAGATGTGCCTTGACTTCGCCAGTGGTCCCGCACACGTCCTCACTCGCCTCACCAGCCTGTCCACTGTTACGGAGAAAGAACCTAACACCGGAAGCAGAATTTACGAGCTAGTACCTTGCCCCAACCAGATCAAGGTTACAGACCCCATCTTGGAGCGTGCCACTGACGACATATTTAGGAAGACACGAGATGATAACGAGCCTGGTCTCTCCCGCGAGGACCGCAAGTTTCTAGAGATACTGGATAGGGGTATACACAAGAACGCAAAGGGAAACTGGGAGATGCCCCTACCGTTCCGTAACGAGCGCCAGACTATGCCAAACAATCGAGATCAAGCAATGCAGCGCCTACAAGGGCTTCTCAAGACATTTGCCAGGAAACCCGAAATGAAAGCGGACTATCTGGAGTTTATGGGAAAAATAATCGACAAAGGCCACGCCTCAGCTATCCCAAGTAAAGAAGTCCCGTCTCCTCCCGGCCGTTCCTGGTACTTACCGCATTTTGCGACTTATCACAATACAAAGCGCACCATTCGCGTCGTATTCGATTCCAGTTGCGAGTTTGGTGGAATTTCATTGAACAAAGTGCTTTTATCGGGCCCTGACCTGATGAACAACCTTATTGGAGTCCTCATGCGCTTTCGCAAGGAGAATATAGCAGTGATGTGCGACGTCGAGCAAATGTTTCATTCATTCTACGTTGACCCACCACATAGAGACTTCCTTCGTTTCCTATGGTTCGAGAGTAACGATCCGTCAAAGCCCATCATAGAATATCGGATGAATGTACACCTATTTGGCAATGGACCTAGTCCCGCAGTCGCTACCTACGGCCTACGCAGAACAGCCATTGACGGCGAGGAGGAGTACGGCGAGGAGGCCAAAGAGTTCATTTGCCGTAACTTTTAA